The window AAAAAAACCGCCTTTTCGGGCGGTTTTTTGCTGTTTTATGGCGATTTTTTATACTTGTTTATGCCTATTTATACCTATTTTGTGACAATTTTTTGTGACAAAAAATCAGCTCAAAAGAGAAACGATCTTCGCCTTGTCCTGTTCCCATAGGTGACCGTACGTTTTGAGTATTTGTTCGGGCTTGTCTCCAATCAAATCGGCGACCACCATATAATTCGCTCCGTGGTGGATGCACATAGAAACGAAGCTGTGACGAAGGGTGTGGAGCGTGATCTTCGGGACGCCCGATAATTCGATATAGTGGTAGAAGGCGCGCGTGACGGAAGACGGAGGGAGTGGGCGGGATCCGCCGAAAAGGAACTCCCCGGAGCGCACCTCGTCCGTGATATAGGCGTCGAGCTCTTTGATGAGGCGATCCGTGAGTGGGATCGTGAAGTCCTTCCCGGTCTTTGCCGCCGTGATCTTCCACTTTGAGCCGTCGAGCGTCTTCTTCGTGTAGGTCTTGTATATATGGAGCGCGCCCTTTTTGTAGTCCTTCGGGGCAAGGGCGAACGCCTCGCCGCTTC of the Clostridia bacterium genome contains:
- a CDS encoding site-specific integrase, with translation DLIATKKKDGTPLSIKYIKTVRGQFCAFMNWLSERYDIDNPFKRVKLPKQTKALKGGEAADKLKHWTVEEFDRFIAVVEDPTYHAFFTLLFWCGCRSGEAFALAPKDYKKGALHIYKTYTKKTLDGSKWKITAAKTGKDFTIPLTDRLIKELDAYITDEVRSGEFLFGGSRPLPPSSVTRAFYHYIELSGVPKITLHTLRHSFVSMCIHHGANYMVVADLIGDKPEQILKTYGHLWEQDKAKIVSLLS